Within Sorghum bicolor cultivar BTx623 chromosome 2, Sorghum_bicolor_NCBIv3, whole genome shotgun sequence, the genomic segment AATatgaaaggcagagctcctgccagtTTCTTCAAAAAAAAGTGAGTTTTGAGGTTTTAGCTAGTTATATTAGCCGATAAACCAATGAAGAGCTCACCTGAACCCAAAAAGCCCAGTAGCAATGCTCCAGGCTGCCAGCCCACCAAGCAGTGCGCAGCGCCTCCCTAACAGCCCAACccaattctcaaaaaaaaaaacagcccaACCCACTTGTAACAGCGCCCATCCCGTCCCGTGTCTGCCCGACTGCGCGTCTCGCCTCCCTCTCTGTGGCGAGCGGCATGGACCGCGCCAAGAGGGGCGCCGTCGCCGGCCTCCCCGACGACATCCTCGTGCAGATCCTCTCGCGCGTTTCCGTCAAGGACCTCCACAGATCCAAGTGCGTCTCCAAAGCGTGGTGTGGCCTCATCGCCGACCCGCTCCACCGCAAGGAGCTCCCGCAAACCCTACATGGGTTCTTCTACGGCGGCGGGGGATACGAAGGTGAACACAGCGACAGCGGCGAGGACAGTGAAGAAGACGTCGACGACAGCGCCAGCGACAGCGACACAACAGAAGACGACGTCAACGGCGACGATGACGAAGAAGACGACGGCAAGAACCAGATCTTCACAGGGTACGGTCACTTCATCAACCTGCTCGGGAGATCCGCGCATCTCGTCGACccttccttctccttcctcaggAGACTACAGCTACCCGGCATTGGCAAACTCAGGCTCTTAGGCTCCTGCAATGGGCTTCTCCTCTTTGGGCACGACATCGATTTGGATAGCATGGGGTTTATCGTCTGCAACCCCGCCACCGAGCAATGGGCTGCTGTGCCCTGCAGCCAGAGCCGGCCTCCGACGGATTGGCATCTTCGAGCAAGCCAAACCTATTTGGTCTTCGACCCGGCtatctcttcccatttccatctGGTCATGTTCTTGCAGGAGGATCGGAGACCAACTGTGCACG encodes:
- the LOC8063633 gene encoding uncharacterized protein LOC8063633 is translated as MDRAKRGAVAGLPDDILVQILSRVSVKDLHRSKCVSKAWCGLIADPLHRKELPQTLHGFFYGGGGYEGEHSDSGEDSEEDVDDSASDSDTTEDDVNGDDDEEDDGKNQIFTGYGHFINLLGRSAHLVDPSFSFLRRLQLPGIGKLRLLGSCNGLLLFGHDIDLDSMGFIVCNPATEQWAAVPCSQSRPPTDWHLRASQTYLVFDPAISSHFHLVMFLQEDRRPTVHAYHSKTGAWSHSDIDWTEEEKKRLHLDLCYLEAYGAAVVNGMLYLVEEDQIFQVDFEGKTRGVIPAPSSIVERNPDYNAIFLGQSQGRLHCVNEEWGAEDFPSELSSRVHIGGADDNALLSIWVLDDNGYNSE